In a single window of the Serratia quinivorans genome:
- a CDS encoding Sodium Bile acid symporter family has protein sequence MRFLPDRFTLTLIATVLLASFLPARGEFVGWLNALTIAAIALLFFMHGAKLSREAILAGSNNWRLHLWVMFSTFIIFPTLGVLFKWWSPVNVSPELYSGFIYLCILPATVQSAIAFTSLAGGNVAAAVCSASASSLLGIFVSPLLVGLLMNVHGETGSLQQVGSIVLQLLVPFVAGHLSRPLIGKWIERNRKLIGKTDQTSILLVVYAAFSEAVTHGIWHQVGIGSLVFIVVGSLVLLTIVLVVNTYMARWLGFSKADEITIVFCGSKKSLANGIPMANILFPASTVGIMVLPLMVFHQVQLMTCAVLARRYQKKQQEQQAAPNVETARG, from the coding sequence ATGAGATTTTTGCCCGATCGCTTTACCCTGACGCTGATCGCCACCGTGCTGCTGGCTTCGTTTCTGCCGGCGCGCGGCGAGTTCGTCGGCTGGCTGAACGCGCTGACCATCGCCGCCATCGCCCTGCTGTTCTTTATGCACGGTGCCAAGCTGTCGCGCGAAGCCATTCTGGCCGGCAGCAATAACTGGCGGCTGCACCTGTGGGTGATGTTCAGCACCTTTATTATTTTCCCGACGCTTGGCGTGCTGTTTAAATGGTGGTCGCCGGTCAACGTCAGCCCCGAGCTGTATTCCGGCTTTATCTACCTGTGCATTCTGCCCGCCACCGTGCAGTCGGCCATCGCCTTTACTTCGCTGGCGGGCGGCAACGTGGCCGCTGCGGTGTGCAGCGCTTCGGCTTCAAGCCTGCTGGGGATTTTCGTCTCGCCACTGCTGGTGGGGCTATTGATGAATGTGCACGGGGAAACCGGCAGCCTGCAACAGGTAGGCTCCATCGTGCTGCAACTGCTGGTGCCGTTTGTCGCCGGTCATCTGTCACGACCGTTGATCGGCAAATGGATTGAACGCAACCGCAAGCTGATCGGCAAGACCGACCAGACCTCAATTCTGCTGGTGGTGTATGCCGCCTTTAGCGAAGCGGTGACGCATGGCATCTGGCATCAGGTCGGCATCGGTTCGCTGGTATTTATTGTGGTGGGAAGCCTGGTGCTTTTGACAATTGTGCTGGTGGTGAACACTTATATGGCTCGCTGGCTGGGCTTTAGCAAAGCCGACGAAATCACCATCGTGTTCTGCGGTTCGAAGAAAAGCCTGGCGAACGGTATCCCGATGGCCAATATCCTGTTTCCGGCCTCAACCGTGGGAATTATGGTGCTGCCGCTGATGGTGTTCCATCAGGTGCAACTGATGACCTGCGCGGTATTGGCACGACGCTATCAGAAAAAACAGCAGGAACAACAGGCGGCGCCCAACGTGGAAACCGCGCGAGGATAG
- the cmpR_4 gene encoding HTH-type transcriptional activator CmpR yields the protein MNKNMNYSLKQLKVFVAIARHRSFSRAGEAIGLTQSAVSHSVKELEAEVGVRLLDRTTREVLLTDAGQRLANRVERLLDELQSSLLDARSFGVLRSGTVRVASSQTISAHLMPQCIAAGGKAVSGYPHHAA from the coding sequence ATGAATAAAAACATGAATTACTCGCTTAAACAACTCAAAGTCTTTGTCGCTATTGCCCGGCACCGCAGTTTCAGCCGGGCGGGCGAGGCCATTGGGCTGACGCAGTCGGCGGTCAGCCACAGCGTGAAAGAGCTGGAGGCGGAGGTCGGCGTTCGCCTGCTCGATCGCACCACCCGTGAAGTGTTGCTGACCGACGCCGGGCAACGGCTGGCCAACCGGGTTGAACGTTTACTGGATGAGTTGCAGTCGTCATTGTTGGATGCGCGCAGCTTTGGCGTGCTACGCAGCGGCACGGTGCGGGTGGCATCGAGCCAGACCATCTCCGCGCACCTGATGCCGCAGTGCATTGCCGCCGGGGGAAAAGCAGTATCCGGATATCCGCATCATGCTGCGTGA
- the cynR_4 gene encoding Cyn operon transcriptional activator: protein MLRDQAQQQVLHSIRNAEVDFGIVVDPVQALDLDCEPILHEPFLLLCRNDHPFAELPEVHWSALNGSRLVLQDYASGSRPLIDSALRQQGVEATVVQEIGHPATLFPMVAAGIGISIFPALALPLPEGGQLKVRRLVPEINRALMLVRRKNRSLTPAAEVIWQVVGQQAALLQQQRQRQADY, encoded by the coding sequence ATGCTGCGTGACCAGGCGCAACAGCAGGTGCTGCACAGCATTCGCAACGCCGAGGTCGATTTTGGCATCGTGGTCGATCCGGTGCAGGCGTTGGATCTGGACTGTGAACCGATCCTGCACGAACCTTTCCTGTTGCTGTGCCGTAACGATCACCCGTTTGCTGAACTGCCCGAAGTGCACTGGTCGGCGCTGAACGGCAGCCGTTTGGTGTTGCAGGATTATGCTTCAGGTAGTCGGCCACTGATTGACAGCGCGCTGCGCCAACAAGGGGTGGAAGCGACGGTAGTGCAGGAGATTGGCCACCCGGCCACGCTGTTTCCTATGGTGGCGGCGGGTATCGGCATCAGTATTTTCCCCGCGCTGGCATTACCCTTACCGGAGGGGGGCCAATTGAAGGTTCGCCGATTGGTGCCGGAAATCAACCGTGCGCTGATGCTGGTACGGCGTAAAAACCGCTCGCTGACACCGGCGGCAGAGGTCATCTGGCAGGTGGTGGGGCAGCAGGCGGCCTTGTTGCAACAGCAGCGTCAGCGGCAGGCAGATTACTGA
- a CDS encoding RES domain, with translation MDDSKGENDVERRIPPPISDLQVNFFTWPAGQHIYRVHSICYTAIQFNPGTRGSARFSPVYDSLRRRVPTIYGGVSTGVAVMETLFHDLPEHTDGVAYDMGNLQGLAHSVIAPKVDLNLVDLNPKTMKKMGVNRAQLLDSTADQYIYTQEYASAIHAAHPAAHGLKWSSKQHGDSALMLFGDRIKGEQLDVIVESEVIIDSDTVLEVIDEEADQLGIVLINDGDEPDMAGSIK, from the coding sequence ATGGATGACAGTAAGGGCGAAAATGACGTTGAACGTCGGATCCCGCCGCCAATTAGCGATCTGCAGGTAAACTTTTTCACCTGGCCGGCAGGACAACATATTTATCGCGTACATTCTATCTGCTATACCGCCATACAGTTCAATCCTGGAACGCGGGGAAGTGCCAGATTTAGCCCTGTGTACGACAGCCTGAGGCGACGAGTTCCCACGATTTATGGTGGTGTCAGTACCGGAGTTGCGGTGATGGAAACCCTATTTCATGACCTCCCGGAACATACTGACGGGGTGGCTTATGATATGGGCAATCTTCAAGGGTTGGCACATTCGGTTATTGCGCCAAAAGTTGATTTAAATCTGGTCGATCTCAATCCTAAGACCATGAAAAAAATGGGCGTCAATAGAGCTCAGCTTCTGGACTCGACAGCCGATCAGTATATTTATACTCAGGAATATGCCTCTGCAATTCATGCGGCTCATCCCGCAGCACATGGGTTGAAATGGTCATCCAAGCAGCATGGCGACAGTGCCTTAATGCTGTTTGGCGATCGGATTAAGGGGGAGCAGTTGGATGTCATCGTCGAATCTGAAGTGATTATTGATTCGGACACCGTGCTGGAAGTGATTGACGAAGAGGCGGATCAACTCGGTATTGTACTTATAAATGACGGTGATGAGCCTGATATGGCAGGCTCAATCAAGTGA